A genome region from Brassica oleracea var. oleracea cultivar TO1000 chromosome C2, BOL, whole genome shotgun sequence includes the following:
- the LOC106326049 gene encoding uncharacterized protein LOC106326049 codes for MNSALHFAFPAANPTFAGGIRRGIPSPRLLCSRLRVCSPPPPSSSSLKAESCLKRDVHRQRSSLESSMFCYDKPIPEEIIDEPVGLSISEKEIGGNKRCTCCEAKGALLCATCSGTGLYVDSIMESQGIIVKVRCLGCGGSGNIMCKICGGRGHLGH; via the exons ATGAACTCCGCTTTACATTTTGCTTTTCCGGCGGCGAATCCAACTTTTGCCGGCGGAATCCGACGCGGGATTCCTTCTCCTCGATTACTCTGTTCTCGCTTAAGAGTCTGCTCTCCTCCTCCTCCTTCTTCTTCATCTCTCAAG GCAGAGTCGTGTTTAAAAAGAGACGTGCACAGACAAAGAAGCAGTCTTGAGTCATCAATGTTCTGTTACGACAAGCCCATACCCGAAGAGATCATCGATGAGCCTGTCGGATTATCCATTTCAGAGAAAGAGATTGGTGGTAATAAGCGATGCACTTGTTGTGAAGCTAAAGGTGCATTGCTTTGTGCAACTTGCTCTGGAACAGGTCTTTATGTTGACTCCATCATGGAGAGCCAAGGCATTATTGTTAAAGTCCGTTGCTTAG GTTGTGGTGGAAGTGGTAACATTATGTGTAAAATTTGTGGCGGGCGTGGTCACTTAGGACACTGA
- the LOC106323053 gene encoding cation/calcium exchanger 2-like, translating to MGFSFSSIRCGYSYITFLVFVLCVLLTFFATLVDSSVLKPKTEHDGCSALKHFHDYESKCAYLKTIDPCASQGFVDYLSLLYCNFEKFPLLGQSLLFLWLLALFYVLGHTASEYFCSSLESLSKLLNLSPTVAGVTLLSLGNGAPDLFASLVSFMGEDSKGTYDVGLNTVVGGSSFVTCVVVGIISIALRRRGVRIERSAFVRDVCFFCAAIGSLGLILVYGKINFWGALGFCSLYAVYVAFVYLSWRFGGEGGEFDLESVHKRGSLSEPILQRVDLDDGVVDEEHRSNVADDHQRHYYWKMVVWVMTLPIYLPRRLTIPVVSEAKWSKPTAVGSVTFAPVLLSLLWNSKRSPTSVEARVVYLTGCSVGIVLGLIAISTTKKSNPPKKWLLPWLAGGFVMSMTWSYISAQELVALLTSLGYIFGVSPSILGLTVLAWGNSIGDLITNVTMALHDGDEGAQVAVSGCYAGPIFNTLFALGISLVGCAWEVYPLSIVIKTDPRLLESLGFLVVGLVWSFLVLFSNRMRLGGVMGVGLLVIYLASLSIRILQTVGDSY from the coding sequence ATGGGATTCTCCTTCTCTTCAATCCGTTGTGGTTACTCTTACATTACATTCCTCGTCTTCGTCCTTTGTGTCCTCCTCACCTTCTTCGCTACCCTTGTTGATTCCAGCGTCTTGAAGCCCAAAACAGAGCATGATGGATGCAGTGCCCTGAAGCACTTTCACGACTACGAATCAAAGTGCGCGTACCTGAAAACCATCGACCCTTGCGCGAGCCAAGGATTCGTCGATTACCTCTCCTTACTCTATTGCAACTTCGAAAAGTTTCCACTCTTGGGCCAATCCCTCCTCTTCCTCTGGCTCCTCGCTCTGTTCTACGTCTTGGGCCACACCGCTTCCGAGTATTTCTGTTCCTCTCTCGAGTCTCTCTCGAAGCTTCTCAACCTATCCCCAACCGTCGCCGGCGTGACGCTTCTCTCGCTCGGCAACGGCGCTCCTGATCTGTTCGCGAGTTTGGTCTCTTTCATGGGGGAAGATTCGAAGGGTACTTACGACGTTGGTCTCAACACTGTCGTCGGAGGTTCCTCTTTCGTCACGTGCGTTGTGGTTGGGATTATAAGCATCGCGTTGCGTCGTAGAGGGGTTAGGATCGAGAGGTCTGCTTTTGTAAGAGACGTTTGCTTCTTCTGTGCGGCGATTGGCTCCTTGGGTTTGATTTTGGTTTATGGAAAGATTAACTTCTGGGGCGCTCTTGGGTTCTGCTCGTTGTATGCTGTTTATGTTGCCTTTGTGTATCTATCTTGGAGGTTTGGTGGTGAAGGTGGTGAGTTTGATCTTGAGTCGGTTCATAAGCGTGGGAGTCTTAGTGAACCAATCTTGCAAAGAGTGGATCTTGATGATGGTGTTGTTGATGAAGAGCATCGTAGTAATGTCGCTGATGATCATCAGCGACATTACTACTGGAAGATGGTGGTTTGGGTTATGACTTTACCTATCTACTTACCTAGGAGATTGACTATTCCTGTTGTGAGTGAAGCCAAATGGTCTAAACCAACAGCTGTTGGTTCAGTCACATTTGCTCCGGTTCTGTTATCGCTACTATGGAACTCGAAGCGTAGTCCAACGAGTGTTGAGGCAAGAGTTGTGTATCTAACCGGGTGTTCGGTCGGTATAGTTCTCGGTCTCATTGCAATATCCACGACCAAGAAGTCAAACCCACCAAAGAAATGGTTACTACCATGGTTAGCAGGAGGATTTGTAATGAGCATGACATGGAGTTACATCTCAGCGCAAGAGCTAGTCGCGCTTCTAACTTCGCTAGGTTACATTTTCGGGGTAAGCCCGTCGATCTTAGGCTTAACGGTCCTCGCGTGGGGGAACTCGATAGGAGATCTTATAACAAACGTGACGATGGCGCTGCACGATGGGGACGAAGGAGCTCAAGTGGCTGTATCGGGATGTTACGCGGGTCCTATCTTTAATACATTGTTTGCTCTTGGGATATCGCTTGTGGGATGCGCGTGGGAGGTTTATCCGTTGAGTATTGTGATAAAGACGGATCCTCGTTTGTTGGAGAGTCTTGGGTTTCTGGTGGTAGGACTGGTTTGGTCGTTCTTGGTTCTGTTTAGTAACCGGATGAGGCTTGGTGGTGTAATGGGGGTAGGGCTTTTGGTTATTTACTTGGCTTCGTTGTCTATAAGAATATTACAAACAGTTGGAGATTCTTACTAA
- the LOC106325315 gene encoding cation/calcium exchanger 1-like, giving the protein MASLFSSPLSPRSLSLIINLFFIFLIYLHFASPNPPPHSGSIKSLDSLAGGGSDSCSEGLAALDDHRSKCTYVISQSKCTPQGYIDYLKIFFCIFGQSPVLGHLVLSLWLFVLFYLLGDTAASYFCPSLDKLSKVLKLSPTMAGVTLLSLGNGAPDLFSSVVSFTKSNNGDFGLNSVLGGVFFVSSFVVGTICLLIGSRDVSIDKYSFIRDVAFLLVALCCLGLIVFIGRITIWVALCYLSIYILYVGFLSVSHFLDRKKPISDQVLRTREDLAEMGVPLLSYIGEEKPIPPQRVTQESRTQEQEYDILVLDLPKKQRSCFSVLVSIVGLPLYLPRRLTIPVVCEEKWSRPCAVVSTAIAPVLLTELYCSHYNGSKRNLIMYIISGLIGLFFGIVAFLTTESSRPPTKFSLVWLLGGFTMSVTWTYIIAQELVSLLISLGNIFGISPSVLGLTVLAWGNSVGDLIANVTVAVHGGNDGAQIALSGCYAGPLFNTVIGLGVPLVISSLAEYPGVYIIPSDSMLLETLGFLMVGLLWALVIMPKKKMRLDRLVGGGLLAIYLCFLFLRMARVFGVLNIDR; this is encoded by the coding sequence ATGGCAAGTCTCTTCTCCTCACCTCTCAGCCCACGTTCTCTCTCTCTTATAATCAACCTCTTCTTCATCTTCCTCATCTATCTCCATTTCGCTTCACCAAATCCTCCTCCTCACTCAGGATCAATCAAATCTTTAGATTCTCTCGCCGGCGGTGGAAGTGACAGCTGCAGCGAAGGACTCGCAGCCCTAGACGACCACCGTTCCAAGTGTACTTACGTTATATCTCAATCAAAATGTACCCCACAAGGTTACATAGACTATCTCAAGATTTTCTTCTGCATCTTCGGACAATCCCCTGTGTTAGGCCATCTAGTTTTATCCCTCTGGCTATTTGTTCTGTTCTACTTACTCGGAGACACGGCCGCGAGTTACTTCTGTCCTTCTTTAGACAAGTTGTCTAAAGTCTTGAAGCTATCTCCCACTATGGCTGGTGTTACGCTTCTCTCATTAGGAAACGGTGCGCCAGATTTGTTCTCAAGCGTTGTCTCTTTCACTAAGTCGAATAATGGAGATTTTGGGCTCAACTCTGTTCTAGGTGGTGTGTTCTTCGTGTCTAGCTTCGTTGTCGGGACGATTTGTTTGTTGATTGGCTCTCGAGATGTCTCTATCGACAAGTACAGCTTTATACGCGATGTGGCTTTTCTTCTGGTCGCTCTTTGTTGTCTCGGTTTGATCGTCTTTATCGGAAGAATAACCATATGGGTTGCACTTTGTTACCTTTCTATTTATATCCTCTATGTAGGGTTTTTATCAGTTTCTCATTTCTTGGATCGCAAGAAACCTATATCCGATCAGGTTCTTCGTACTAGAGAGGACTTAGCCGAGATGGGCGTCCCATTGCTCAGCTATATCGGTGAGGAGAAGCCGATTCCGCCGCAAAGAGTTACTCAAGAATCAAGAACTCAAGAACAAGAATATGACATTTTGGTTCTTGATTTGCCAAAGAAACAGCGGTCTTGCTTCTCGGTGCTAGTGAGCATCGTAGGACTACCTCTATATCTCCCCCGGCGGCTCACAATCCCCGTCGTCTGCGAAGAGAAGTGGTCAAGGCCTTGCGCGGTTGTTTCCACAGCCATCGCACCTGTTCTACTTACCGAGCTTTATTGTTCTCATTACAACGGGTCCAAAAGAAACCTAATCATGTACATAATATCTGGACTTATCGGGTTATTCTTTGGTATCGTAGCGTTCTTGACGACGGAAAGTTCTCGTCCACCAACGAAATTCTCACTGGTTTGGCTTCTAGGAGGCTTCACAATGAGTGTGACATGGACATACATCATAGCACAAGAGCTAGTCTCGTTGTTAATATCATTAGGGAACATCTTTGGTATTAGTCCTTCCGTGCTAGGACTAACGGTCCTAGCTTGGGGCAATTCTGTAGGCGATTTAATCGCTAATGTGACCGTGGCAGTTCATGGAGGTAACGATGGTGCGCAAATAGCACTTTCCGGGTGTTACGCCGGTCCGCTATTTAACACGGTGATTGGACTAGGCGTGCCACTTGTTATCTCCTCTTTGGCTGAATATCCTGGGGTTTACATCATTCCAAGTGACAGTATGTTGCTTGAGACACTTGGTTTCTTAATGGTAGGCTTGCTTTGGGCACTTGTGATAATGCCAAAGAAGAAGATGAGGCTTGATAGGCTTGTCGGCGGCGGCTTACTTGCTATTTACTTGTGCTTCTTGTTCTTGAGAATGGCTAGGGTCTTCGGAGTCCTTAATATCGACCGGTGA
- the LOC106326015 gene encoding 50S ribosomal protein 6, chloroplastic-like, whose translation MSVSAIFGTGLVTAAASPALSQFQIPKMGNGGGLGMVIECSSRPQKKSTAHHRKTRPKKTQPWDIKRKPTVYAPLPPLPPDWSPLALSSGDISAASAGDLASGAAA comes from the coding sequence ATGTCTGTGTCAGCGATCTTTGGCACCGGACTCGTCACCGCCGCTGCTTCTCCGGCTCTCAGCCAATTTCAAATTCCTAAAATGGGAAACGGAGGAGGATTGGGAATGGTGATAGAGTGTTCGTCGAGGCCGCAGAAGAAATCGACGGCACATCACAGGAAGACGAGGCCGAAGAAGACGCAGCCTTGGGACATTAAGAGAAAGCCCACCGTTTATGCTCCTCTTCCTCCTCTCCCTCCGGATTGGTCTCCGCTCGCTCTTTCTTCCGGCGACATTAGTGCCGCCTCCGCCGGAGATTTGGCTTCAGGCGCCGCCGCGTAG
- the LOC106326011 gene encoding disease resistance-like protein CSA1, whose product MASSFSSSSSSSKIKGDAVTPQDQVFINFRGVELRYNFVNHLEKCLKRNAINAFIDTDEEMGQELNVLLKRIEGSRIALAIFSPKYTESNWCLKELAKMKERMDQSKLVVIPIFYKVEPATVKELKGEFGDKFRELVKSIDKKTKNIWKEALKSVPLLMGFVLDEKSYEGEIITKVVEEVKQVLNRLSQTSLNPSECLEKSPHKHPKSQESSWGIEHRLKQLEEKLSLGFEETTRIIGVVGMPGIGKTTLARKLYEKLKNEFLNHVLIPDIHEISKEHGLDSLPTMLLEDLLNVKDPNVETLQDAHQPFKDQLLKTKVLLVFDNVSSKKQLDALLGKRDWIKQGSKIVIATSDKSLIQSLVDYTYEVPRLTDRDALQHFIHYAFDNDQEGDHALNFSKLSKDFVRYTKGNPLALKILGAELLGQYESHWELTLAALAQQHKSPPGQSTTKMLHNVWRGSYDGLSQQQKDTLLDIACFKSLDESYITSLLDSDGLKNEVEDLVNKFMINIYAGKIEMHDSLYMLSKELGQEATATDGKGRHRLWHHHPITNVLEKNKGASNVRAIFLDLSDITRKMSFHSHAFAKMSYLRYLKIYSSQCPQECDRDIKLNFPEGLQLPLKEVRCLHWLKFPLKEVPQDFNPENLVDLKLPYSNIERVWEDNKEASKLKWVNLNHSRKLITLSGLGKAQNLQELNLEGCTALKTLHVDMENMRCLVFLNLRGCTSLESLPRIQLISLKTLILSDCSSFKTFQVISDNLEALYLDGTAIKELPCDIRNLQRLILLNMKGCKKLKRLPESIGELKSLEELLLSGCSKLKEFPETGGNIEILLLDETAIEEIPMVFSVRRLCLSRNERITRLPGLINQFYQLQWLDLKYCKNLTHVPQLPPNLQCLDARGCSSLRTIAKPMVCSVPTEQITSKFIFTNCNELEQASKEEIVAYAKQKCQLLSTVLKRCNEGCVPEILFDTSFPGCEMPSWFSHDAIGSLVKFELPPHWNHNRLSGIVLCVVVSFRNCSKQASLTVKVTGEGSCTSVTWKVGSLIERDNEGDHVFIGYANGLDFINPVEGEGGPRECAPIKASLDFSVTSGTGGEEGRFEVLKSGFSFVFDPEEIKASVPRTQDEVKGKTKQNGTPNANGCFKDQTNGYKSPKGQCQSYMERSGNNITCVSEAHSS is encoded by the exons ATGGCAAGCTCTTTCTCTTCCTCTTCCTCCTCTTCCAAAATCAAAGGAGATGCTGTGACACCTCAAGACCAAGTGTTCATTAACTTCCGTGGAGTCGAACTACGCTACAACTTCGTCAACCATCTCGAAAAATGCTTAAAAAGAAACGCTATCAATGCCTTCATAGATACTGATGAAGAGATGGGCCAAGAGTTGAATGTTCTGCTCAAAAGAATCGAAGGGTCGAGGATCGCGCTAGCCATATTCTCCCCAAAGTACACCGAGTCGAACTGGTGCTTGAAAGAGCTTGCCAAGATGAAAGAAAGAATGGATCAAAGTAAGCTCGTGGTGATACCAATCTTCTACAAGGTGGAGCCTGCAACTGTTAAAGAATTGAAGGGAGAGTTCGGTGATAAGTTTAGGGAGCTGGTCAAGTCTATTGACAAGAAGACAAAGAACATATGGAAGGAAGCTTTAAAATCTGTTCCTCTCTTGATGGGCTTCGTGTTGGACGAGAAAAG CTATGAGGGCGAAATCATCACAAAAGTCGTCGAGGAGGTTAAGCAAGTACTAAACAGGCTTTCACAGACTTCTCTCAATCCCTCAGAATGTCTTGAAAAATCACCACATAAACACCCAAAAAGCCAAGAAAGCTCTTGGGGAATCGAACACCGACTTAAGCAACTAGAAGAAAAGTTAAGCCTTGGGTTTGAAGAAACAACTCGTATCATTGGTGTTGTTGGTATGCCTGGCATAGGTAAAACAACTCTAGCTAGGAAGCTATACGAGAAGTTGAAGAACGAGTTCTTGAACCACGTGTTGATCCCAGATATTCATGAAATTTCAAAGGAACATGGTTTGGATTCCTTGCCCACGATGCTCTTGGAAGATTTGCTGAATGTCAAGGATCCCAACGTTGAGACGTTACAAGATGCACACCAGCCTTTCAAAGATCAACTGCTCAAAACCAAAGTTCTTCTTGTTTTCGACAATGTTAGTAGCAAGAAACAACTTGATGCTCTTCTAGGCAAACGAGACTGGATTAAGCAGGGAAGCAAGATTGTTATTGCAACAAGCGATAAGTCGTTGATACAAAGTTTGGTTGATTATACTTACGAGGTCCCTAGATTAACCGACAGAGACGCCTTGCAACACTTCATCCACTATGCATTTGATAATGATCAAGAAGGAGATCATGCACTAAATTTCTCAAAACTCTCTAAAGATTTCGTGCGTTACACGAAAGGAAACCCACTAGCTCTGAAGATACTGGGCGCAGAGCTTCTAGGGCAATACGAGAGTCACTGGGAGTTAACACTAGCTGCATTGGCTCAACAACATAAAAGTCCACCGGGACAAAGCACAACTAAGATGCTTCACAATGTTTGGAGAGGGAGCTATGATGGATTGAGTCAACAACAGAAAGATACACTACTTGATATAGCGTGTTTTAAGTCGCTAGATGAGAGTTACATAACGAGTTTATTGGATTCCGATGGCCTTAAGAATGAAGTAGAAGACCTAGTGAACAAGTTCATGATTAATATATATGCTGGCAAAATAGAGATGCATGATTCATTGTATATGCTCTCCAAGGAACTTGGTCAAGAAGCTACTGCTACAGATGGAAAGGGACGTCATAGGTTGTGGCACCATCACCCAATAACTAATGTGTTGGAGAAAAATAAG GGAGCTTCTAATGTCAGAGCTATTTTCCTTGACTTGTCTGATATAACAAGAAAAATGAGCTTCCACAGCCATGCTTTTGCCAAGATGAGTTATCTACGATATCTCAAAATCTACAGCTCTCAGTGTCCTCAAGAATGTGATCGTGACATTAAATTAAACTTTCCTGAAGGACTCCAGCTACCACTGAAAGAGGTGAGATGTCTCCACTGGTTGAAGTTCCCATTGAAAGAAGTTCCTCAAGATTTCAACCCGGAGAACTTGGTTGACCTTAAGCTTCCTTACAGCAACATTGAACGTGTTTGGGAGGACAACAAG GAAGCATCAAAACTAAAATGGGTCAACTTGAACCACTCAAGGAAGTTGATCACTTTGTCAGGGTTAGGAAAGGCTCAAAATCTTCAAGAACTAAATCTTGAAGGCTGCACTGCATTGAAAACGTTGCATGTGGATATGGAAAACATGAGGTGTCTTGTTTTCTTGAACCTGAGAGGATGCACAAGTCTTGAGTCTCTTCCACGGATTCAACTAATCTCTTTGAAAACTCTCATCCTCAGCGACTGTTCAAGTTTCAAAACCTTTCAGGTTATTTCAGATAACCTAGAAGCTCTATACTTGGATGGCACGGCAATAAAAGAACTTCCTTGTGACATACGTAACCTCCAGAGACTTATCTTATTGAACATGAAAGGTTGCAAGAAGCTGAAAAGGCTCCCTGAGAGTATTGGTGAGCTGAAATCTCTTGAAGAACTTCTACTCTCTGGTTGTTCAAAGCTCAAAGAGTTTCCGGAAACTGGAGGAAACATAGAGATTCTGCTTTTGGATGAGACAGCCATAGAAGAGATACCAATGGTATTTTCAGTTAGGCGTTTATGCTTAAGCAGGAATGAAAGAATCACTCGCCTTCCCGGTTTGATCAACCAGTTTTATCAACTGCAATGGCTTGACTTGAAGTATTGTAAGAATCTTACACATGTTCCTCAGCTTCCACCAAATCTTCAGTGTTTAGATGCACGTGGCTGCAGCTCACTGAGAACAATAGCTAAACCAATGGTATGTTCTGTCCCAACAGAGCAGATCACCTCCAAGTTCATTTTCACTAACTGCAATGAATTGGAACAAGCTTCAAAGGAGGAGATTGTAGCCTATGCTAAACAGAAGTGTCAGTTACTATCAACTGTACTTAAACGCTGTAATGAG GGTTGTGTTCCTGAGATATTGTTCGACACAAGCTTCCCTGGATGTGAAATGCCTTCATGGTTTTCTCACGATGCAATTGGATCTCTGGTGAAGTTTGAATTGCCTCCACACTGGAATCACAATAGGCTTTCAGGGATAGTCCTATGTGTTGTTGTCTCGTTCCGAAACTGTTCAAAGCAAGCCAGCTTGACAGTCAAAGTCACTGGGGAGGGCTCTTGCACCAGCGTTACTTGGAAGGTTGGAAGTTTGATTGAACGAGACAATGAAGGAGATCATGTCTTTATTGGCTACGCAAACGGCTTAGACTTTATCAATCCTGTTGAAGGAGAAGGAGGACCTCGTGAATGTGCTCCTATAAAGGCATCACTTGACTTTAGTGTGACAAGTGGTACTGGTGGGGAAGAAGGTAGGTTTGAGGTTTTGAAATCCGGTTTTAGTTTTGTGTTTGATCCTGAAGAGATCAAAGCTTCAGTGCCAAGGACTCAAGACGAAGTCAAAGGTAAAACAAAACAAAACGGAACTCCAAATGCTAACGGTTGTTTCAAGGATCAAACAAATGGATATAAATCTCCAAAGGGACAGTGTCAGAGTTACATGGAACGTTCTGGTAATAACATCACATGTGTGAGTGAAGCACACTCTTCCTAA